A window of the Branchiostoma floridae strain S238N-H82 chromosome 12, Bfl_VNyyK, whole genome shotgun sequence genome harbors these coding sequences:
- the LOC118427348 gene encoding uncharacterized protein LOC118427348: MDIFTVATAVTALCAVVTVVYFVSHHLTTQSSSWPKTKQPLAYIRKVMPKKTKLHLPLNSLNDFIPVGEATAVHDVAQFFTVRGNEFSVYSIDWEQDVLVLIRPVDGVDLKAHPFFREAQRRKAAEILCVPLELLQDVASAVADQVAHVQEVFIFMAARCGSTLVTRLVEATSVAQAVSEPDVFSVINMTLLRLKRSYQHGQSPPKHKRPSVLLNEESTIGFLRNVVTLLNYNLLTSDPRHRDVIFYKFKPDVILLADLMARAFPSAKTVFMYRNGLDAFESLTRAFLKNRYLLYVAVLLMVRIGLWGLVSPDPDYMRCFEGDPKFSPVWKHYSGLPFITLWVGVTDCAADLQSKQPDYFFHAVVYYSALVNNKEKTFRLLMKKVGLKWSPEDPGEDKDKIKRALVQDSQAGTIVSAKGRRPGEKWEPDVSPRWVGQWEREYFQEVCRHAGNEIAGPEFLLPDTIV; this comes from the exons actAAGCAACCTTTGGCTTACATTCGAAAAGTGatgccaaagaaaacaaagctacaCCTGCCACTAAACTCTCTCAACGACTTCATACCGGTTGGGGAAGCGACAGCGGTTCATGACGTGGCACAATTCTTCACTGTTCGTGGGAACGAGTTTTCTGTTTACAGTATAGACTGGGAACAAGACGTGTTGGTGCTGATCCGACCCGTGGATGGTGTGGATCTGAAAGCACATCCGTTCTTTCGTGAG GCCCAGAGACGGAAAGCAGCCGAGATTCTCTGTGTTCCCTTGGAGCTACTCCAGGACGTGGCGAGCGCTGTTGCTGACCAAGTTGCGCATGTGCAGGAAGTCTTCATCTTCATGGCAG CACGATGTGGGTCGACTCTGGTAACGCGACTTGTAGAGGCCACCTCAGTGGCACAGGCTGTGAGTGAGCCTGACGTGTTCTCCGTCATCAACATGACTCTCCTCCGGCTCAAGCGGTCCTATCAACATGGGCAGTCTCCTCCTAAACACAAGCGTCCTTCGGTTCTGTTGAATGAGGAGTCTACCATTGGCTTTCTGAGGAACGTCGTCACCTTGCTGAACTACAACCTCTTGACGTCAGACCCACGTCATCGTGACGTCATTTTCTACAAATTTAAGCCAGACGTCATCCTCCTTGCTGACTTGATGGCTCGTGCCTTCCCGTCTGCCAAGACAGTCTTCATGTACAGAAACGGCCTGGACGCCTTTGAATCGCTCACCCGGGCCTTTCTAAAAAATAGATACTTGCTTTACGTGGCTGTGTTATTAATGGTACGTATTGGTTTATGGGGGCTTGTGTCCCCCGACCCTGACTACATGCGATGTTTCGAAGGTGACCCAAAGTTCTCGCCCGTGTGGAAACATTACTCTGGTCTGCCCTTCATCACGTTGTGGGTCGGTGTGACTGACTGTGCCGCCGATCTACAGAGCAAGCAACCTGATTATTTCTTCCATGCCGTCGTCTACTACTCAGCCCTCGTCAACAACAAAGAGAAGACATTCCGTCTACTCATGAAGAAGGTCGGCTTGAAGTGGAGTCCAGAGGACCCAGGAGAGGACAAGGATAAGATCAAGAGAGCATTGGTGCAGGACAGCCAGGCAGGAACCATTGTGTCTGCAAA AGGCAGGAGGCCCGGTGAGAAGTGGGAACCGGACGTTTCACCGCGCTGGGTGGGGCAATGGGAACGAGAGTACTTTCAAGAAGTCTGTCGCCATGCTGGGAACGAGATCGCCGGGCCTGAATTTCTCCTTCCCGACACCATAGTGTGA